The Legionella cincinnatiensis genome includes a region encoding these proteins:
- a CDS encoding integrating conjugative element protein encodes MKRSLILTFLIPSFACADGFMPSQSDYYYELGGTSNLFIPPVNKDQTIRIGADVDGRLGFSCSGFNPVVSITNTFQDLKKSAINIPGGVIDNLKGSIAGYPLYKLQQSMPALYNVIQNAANSAQNEFNIRVKDCQEVKQSLEQNQSPMEGILSVSDSQGWLEAAKRAKKENVDVTETAKSIAQKRDDYGLPWIGHEKGNAGGKYQRPIKVINDVVIAGYNILLERKPLDSLDKPNIKTPMTQSWPTPTDAANWAVKVLGDIQVSTSESKLNHDAKAGIGLSSLLQSCANANTCSQNIAKALWKLVNGSWTLTEDNLRKVSASNLLITDEIIITIQHLPREEQLLTVSKLAEEIAVQNMLDNALMMRRILQAGLQVQEVQNLKPAMKMVLFALKKLDDDIHSLSFENDVRKKMMTETLGTIMQIRHQDQNKNIPGQDHEQPAVKNGAIYVQEK; translated from the coding sequence ATGAAACGATCTTTGATTTTAACTTTCCTTATTCCCTCTTTTGCATGTGCTGATGGTTTTATGCCCAGTCAATCCGATTATTACTATGAACTTGGAGGTACATCCAATTTGTTTATACCTCCAGTCAATAAAGATCAAACCATTCGGATTGGTGCTGATGTTGATGGTCGCCTGGGATTTTCCTGTAGCGGTTTTAATCCTGTGGTTTCAATTACTAATACGTTTCAGGATCTGAAAAAATCAGCTATTAACATCCCTGGAGGTGTCATTGATAATCTTAAAGGATCGATCGCAGGATATCCGCTTTACAAACTGCAACAGTCCATGCCAGCTCTTTATAATGTAATACAAAATGCTGCGAACAGTGCCCAAAATGAGTTCAATATCAGAGTCAAAGATTGTCAGGAAGTAAAACAATCATTAGAACAAAATCAATCACCAATGGAAGGTATTTTGTCCGTATCGGACAGTCAAGGCTGGTTAGAAGCTGCAAAACGGGCAAAGAAAGAAAATGTTGATGTCACCGAAACCGCTAAAAGTATTGCTCAAAAACGGGATGATTATGGCCTGCCTTGGATTGGTCATGAAAAAGGAAATGCCGGTGGCAAATACCAACGACCTATTAAAGTAATTAATGATGTTGTGATTGCTGGTTATAACATTCTCTTAGAAAGAAAACCGCTGGATTCACTTGATAAACCGAATATCAAAACACCAATGACTCAAAGTTGGCCTACTCCTACAGATGCCGCTAATTGGGCTGTTAAAGTTTTGGGAGATATTCAAGTCAGTACCAGTGAAAGCAAACTAAACCATGATGCTAAAGCAGGTATTGGCTTGTCTTCCTTGTTGCAAAGTTGTGCTAATGCCAATACTTGCAGTCAGAATATTGCCAAAGCACTATGGAAACTCGTGAATGGCTCTTGGACTCTTACCGAAGACAATCTACGTAAGGTTAGTGCTTCAAATCTCCTGATTACCGATGAAATCATCATCACCATTCAACATCTACCAAGAGAAGAACAATTACTCACTGTCTCCAAATTAGCCGAAGAAATCGCCGTACAAAATATGCTGGATAATGCTTTGATGATGCGGAGAATTTTACAAGCTGGATTACAAGTTCAAGAAGTACAAAACTTAAAACCTGCTATGAAAATGGTGCTTTTTGCTCTGAAAAAACTGGACGATGATATTCATTCCCTGTCTTTTGAAAATGATGTTCGTAAAAAAATGATGACGGAAACACTGGGAACAATTATGCAAATTCGTCATCAAGATCAAAACAAAAATATCCCTGGTCAAGATCATGAACAACCGGCAGTGAAAAATGGTGCCATTTATGTTCAAGAAAAATAA
- a CDS encoding TIGR03749 family integrating conjugative element protein produces the protein MKRIKIIFLIIGLSVMNLSYALQSEHLVWEKVPLNIELPINQERLIQFPQAIKIIDQQLNPNIDVLKVKSSLYLKAKDSFKDNRLIVQLLPEGEVIILNLKADSQMTNTTPIEILLDDPKTNHHSASSQYEYNAIQLTRFAIQALYSPERVREIPEGIYRTPMQTHKTIPLFYGASIEAHPLASWQGSNLYITAIDLKNMLNKPLHLQFSNLMGHWQTASFYPRNILPARNQHESTTVFLVSDQPFTAALMQQGRFNR, from the coding sequence ATGAAAAGAATTAAAATCATTTTTCTCATTATAGGACTGAGTGTTATGAACTTAAGTTATGCCTTACAGAGTGAACATCTGGTTTGGGAAAAAGTGCCTTTGAATATTGAATTGCCAATTAATCAAGAGCGGCTGATTCAATTTCCTCAAGCAATCAAGATTATTGATCAGCAATTAAATCCTAACATTGATGTTTTAAAAGTGAAAAGTAGTCTTTATCTGAAGGCAAAGGATTCCTTTAAGGACAATCGTCTGATTGTTCAGCTTTTACCAGAAGGTGAAGTCATCATTCTCAATCTCAAAGCAGATTCTCAAATGACGAACACCACACCCATAGAAATACTCCTTGATGATCCCAAAACAAATCATCACTCTGCCTCAAGTCAATATGAATACAATGCCATCCAATTGACTCGATTTGCGATTCAAGCCTTGTACTCTCCAGAACGTGTCCGTGAAATCCCTGAAGGCATTTATCGTACGCCAATGCAAACCCATAAAACGATTCCACTGTTTTATGGAGCCAGCATTGAAGCCCATCCTCTTGCTTCATGGCAAGGAAGTAATCTCTATATCACTGCAATTGATCTTAAAAATATGCTGAACAAGCCGCTTCACTTGCAATTTTCAAACCTAATGGGACATTGGCAAACCGCTAGTTTTTATCCCAGAAACATATTGCCTGCACGTAATCAACATGAAAGTACCACGGTGTTCCTAGTTTCAGATCAACCCTTTACCGCAGCTCTAATGCAACAAGGGAGATTCAATCGATGA
- a CDS encoding TIGR03750 family conjugal transfer protein — protein sequence MSQPSSRHLSHDYPAWKGLSLRELFWIVITTTPVTTVFFVLLGYMAGFPLASGCIGFVVGFILSITIWPKGIARIKEGKPYGYVMKKTINWMVRLRLKQSPWIHYQARWQKNKSVGAPHV from the coding sequence ATGAGTCAGCCTTCTTCGCGTCATCTATCACACGACTACCCTGCCTGGAAAGGTTTGAGTTTGCGTGAACTGTTTTGGATTGTCATCACCACGACACCAGTAACTACTGTCTTTTTTGTCCTTTTGGGATACATGGCAGGGTTTCCACTGGCTTCTGGCTGTATTGGGTTTGTAGTTGGATTCATTCTGTCTATTACCATATGGCCTAAAGGTATTGCCCGTATTAAGGAGGGCAAGCCTTATGGTTATGTGATGAAGAAAACAATCAATTGGATGGTGCGATTAAGGCTCAAACAATCTCCCTGGATTCATTACCAGGCACGTTGGCAAAAAAATAAGTCTGTAGGAGCACCTCATGTTTGA
- a CDS encoding RAQPRD family integrative conjugative element protein: MKRILCLILMIISLQCSANNPDLNETLVRIINQINAIMPLLDEAQAQITPNARIQLQIEGFEDMKGQHHAGLREDLLNIRNGLIDYINTPIIAPRKIKSLEMDFVRKP, translated from the coding sequence ATGAAACGAATACTATGCCTGATCTTAATGATAATAAGCCTGCAATGCTCAGCGAATAACCCCGATTTGAATGAAACGTTGGTACGGATCATTAATCAAATTAACGCCATTATGCCACTTCTTGATGAAGCGCAAGCACAAATAACACCCAATGCCCGTATTCAATTACAGATTGAAGGCTTTGAAGATATGAAAGGCCAACACCATGCAGGGCTAAGAGAGGATTTGCTAAATATTCGCAATGGTCTGATTGATTACATCAACACACCCATCATTGCACCTCGCAAAATCAAGTCTCTGGAAATGGACTTTGTGAGGAAACCCTAA
- a CDS encoding conjugal transfer protein TraG N-terminal domain-containing protein, with product MIVFNPLSLYTTYLGWQQYEVLFNALWQTGLLYLGFLAIGYRFLKNVLNPAGAFFAVEHALNHFLYELAITFLICSLFVYPCVPLETKALQFKPLCGMKSPTTAVIGDSGTTYDEAFADLLTNQVKIPIGFAIIQNFMSSFTYSLMKVTGCTDSLQSIQGDLVSTYLPQDIRKQALEFHRQCFIEAKTQFNSEKHEASELDPMLKRYGGEDDLNWMGSKILQKMYYSKLHARKPVPGFTFNQAPNPNLEKAANRGDIPLEQLPEEGYPSCQQWWNKIRGDLVEVSNKASFYNRHLNYYAMLERVRQYKAKHPKAWKADISAEEFIAKMLLSESKDMQTNSVKNLMDNNNGKIGSAITHTLVNSGQWIKSWTTTPLKRESIMQTLPVMQAFFMFFLIILTPLVLSLSCYSPRALGSLCALFVMAIFLQYLWHLVGFIERSVLDPLGENDAVAAMKNMAVMFYFVAPVLLLKLSSHFGGEAGAGLMDLIDGSERNSESITQSGMHVAKTGVKIASKGAL from the coding sequence ATGATTGTCTTTAATCCTTTATCGCTCTATACCACCTATCTTGGTTGGCAACAATATGAAGTGCTCTTTAATGCATTGTGGCAAACAGGACTTTTGTATCTTGGTTTTTTAGCTATTGGATATCGTTTCTTAAAAAATGTACTTAATCCTGCTGGAGCATTCTTTGCGGTAGAACATGCTTTAAATCATTTTCTTTATGAGCTGGCGATTACTTTTCTGATTTGCAGTTTGTTTGTCTATCCTTGTGTGCCATTAGAAACTAAAGCACTTCAATTTAAACCTCTATGTGGTATGAAAAGTCCTACAACTGCTGTGATTGGAGACAGTGGGACTACCTATGATGAAGCTTTTGCCGATCTGTTAACCAATCAAGTAAAAATTCCCATTGGTTTTGCCATCATCCAAAACTTCATGTCCAGTTTCACTTACAGCTTGATGAAAGTGACTGGCTGCACAGACAGTTTGCAATCCATTCAAGGCGATCTAGTGTCCACCTATTTGCCTCAGGATATACGAAAACAGGCTTTAGAATTTCACCGGCAATGCTTTATTGAAGCCAAAACTCAATTTAATAGCGAGAAACATGAAGCAAGCGAATTGGATCCTATGCTCAAGCGCTATGGAGGTGAAGACGATTTAAATTGGATGGGTTCAAAGATTCTGCAAAAAATGTATTACAGCAAACTCCATGCGCGTAAACCAGTTCCAGGATTTACCTTTAATCAGGCACCCAATCCTAATCTTGAAAAAGCAGCCAACCGTGGTGATATACCACTAGAACAATTGCCAGAAGAAGGTTATCCATCCTGTCAGCAATGGTGGAATAAAATACGTGGTGATCTGGTCGAAGTATCCAACAAAGCAAGTTTTTATAATCGACATCTGAACTACTATGCCATGCTTGAACGAGTACGCCAATACAAAGCCAAACATCCCAAAGCTTGGAAAGCAGATATTAGTGCCGAAGAGTTCATTGCCAAAATGCTACTCAGTGAGAGCAAAGACATGCAAACGAACTCAGTTAAAAATTTGATGGACAACAACAATGGAAAAATTGGATCAGCCATTACTCATACACTGGTTAACTCCGGTCAATGGATCAAATCATGGACCACAACGCCACTCAAACGTGAATCAATCATGCAAACCTTACCGGTGATGCAGGCATTTTTCATGTTCTTTTTAATTATCTTAACGCCGTTAGTTCTGTCACTAAGTTGTTATAGTCCAAGAGCATTAGGCAGTTTGTGTGCTTTATTTGTGATGGCGATTTTTCTGCAATACCTCTGGCATCTGGTGGGCTTTATTGAGCGTTCGGTTCTAGATCCATTAGGTGAAAATGATGCAGTTGCCGCCATGAAAAATATGGCAGTAATGTTTTATTTTGTAGCACCTGTATTGTTGCTTAAACTCTCCAGTCACTTTGGCGGAGAAGCAGGAGCAGGATTAATGGATTTAATCGATGGCTCTGAGCGAAATAGTGAAAGCATAACTCAATCAGGAATGCATGTAGCCAAAACAGGAGTAAAAATTGCCTCCAAGGGGGCATTATGA
- a CDS encoding TIGR03756 family integrating conjugative element protein, whose product MTNILYAKESTSPPSPVNTFTIAARVLQKIFHNSHYKVIGSCTWSVGYLPPKLVVTPAVEQFLPDLVITVSNKPEENPWIEARTLYENSASRSLYQKAYKAATGFELGFGNDTGQTTDLHINDERTRIVDVIGSPAGFYRLPYLSHKAETGFGIPYYLAEADAVMDRTEAAEILYMATHPHLLINHDIGTVTQHWGSEIPRLMRVTQPYNFRASVVAAMHAVDIVTNKNSLHVTKSTSNSCGKNCAVANVIYDPKNTKVIWQEVYPLNRTIHPGDANDFGTKDEKAGNGNYVFVLWRKYRGCIQKKGKLVNLLTFPKVGKTKKR is encoded by the coding sequence ATGACTAATATCTTATATGCAAAAGAAAGCACAAGCCCACCTAGTCCTGTGAATACATTCACCATTGCTGCTCGAGTGTTGCAAAAGATTTTTCACAACAGCCACTATAAAGTTATTGGATCTTGCACCTGGTCCGTAGGTTATTTACCACCTAAATTAGTTGTAACACCTGCTGTTGAGCAATTCTTACCTGATTTAGTGATCACAGTCAGCAATAAGCCAGAAGAAAATCCCTGGATTGAAGCCAGAACACTATATGAAAATTCAGCCAGCAGATCTCTGTATCAAAAGGCTTATAAAGCCGCAACTGGATTTGAACTTGGGTTTGGCAATGACACTGGCCAAACTACAGATCTACATATCAATGATGAACGAACTCGCATAGTTGATGTCATAGGTAGCCCAGCTGGATTTTACCGCTTACCTTATCTTTCCCATAAAGCCGAGACAGGATTTGGCATCCCTTATTATCTTGCAGAAGCTGATGCTGTGATGGACCGGACAGAAGCAGCAGAAATTTTATATATGGCTACTCATCCTCACCTACTTATCAACCATGATATTGGTACAGTCACTCAACATTGGGGTTCAGAAATTCCAAGATTGATGCGTGTTACCCAGCCGTATAACTTTAGAGCTTCTGTTGTTGCAGCCATGCATGCTGTCGATATTGTCACGAATAAAAATTCTTTGCATGTGACCAAATCAACTAGCAATTCTTGTGGAAAAAACTGTGCCGTCGCTAATGTAATTTATGACCCTAAGAACACTAAAGTGATTTGGCAAGAAGTGTATCCGCTAAATCGCACCATCCATCCTGGTGATGCCAATGATTTCGGCACAAAAGATGAAAAGGCAGGTAATGGAAATTATGTCTTTGTCCTGTGGCGAAAATACCGAGGCTGCATCCAAAAAAAGGGCAAACTTGTGAATCTTTTAACCTTCCCCAAAGTGGGAAAAACTAAAAAACGATAA
- a CDS encoding conjugative transfer ATPase: MKLLLKPVSDWLLGETNPQAIKEKEVKKSYANPLPSFADKLAVVDFNEQEQVFLFADGKSLGSGFELGDIPAEAAAPEYLQAVFDKIRETFASVVPLHPIDPWVMQMFVQDEYCLEFVLDHIKKQIPENLLNSSLTKDYLKRLGDLYKKMTRPEGLFLDPKTGSPYRGRRRRIRVLFYRKRTQCNLSRELVLQEHQEVISQIESKLRSPGIELKRLSGKDYYQWWVRWFNPKSADQILTQYPYPELIPAGFNLSQNVLFTPPESDDQGFIFEGVKQKILYVDGLKETPIIGLVSRERRQANPKHRYALLDTLPSGSIYTIQVVFSHDATLDAHLTRLEKGIVGTSLKPQEVRDDIKTARNELSTGNRLYWVNQAVFYQAKNEQDAYNIEKQLHIIFSEAKMPLIHSSYDIHPLNSYLNMLPFNFDPHYARKYLCFDRLMYASELAALLPVYGRNQGARHLPCFSFFNRLGEPVFFDLLHHDFISQNSHCAIFANSGGGKSVLIGWMIQSLLAMKNARVVLFEMGNSFDRMLMHCQKHGLQARQLLLSNQKDKAIPLNPFCDAYKALPEISEQSENIALALQKLKAEQCLPASEEELDCQNESRSYLAELALALRTMITEANVREEENFTLADETLLIEILSDAIYDSAQKNIPQMLTEHVLSAFERRITSETIPRKKERLHDMADRLRSYVINTAKARFFNVATEPLDDFDIFHIDISAIKDDRGKLALVMVSLLPRILAMAEQTQNEIRPMFLIIDEAHLQFEIDVIVSYATLIAKVARKLGLWLIPLTQNIADMSSAKATKILSLIETWIALGLDENELTNIKKFKTLTPQQEALIRDIDSQKGLYSEAVLLGSRYQGLFRVIPPRYLLALLMTEKNEKAARNELEKEHDVLAAAEIMAKKLEQPKVASNNRAYFYD, encoded by the coding sequence ATGAAGTTATTATTAAAACCTGTTAGCGATTGGTTATTGGGTGAAACCAACCCTCAAGCCATCAAGGAAAAAGAAGTTAAAAAGAGTTATGCAAATCCATTACCTTCTTTTGCAGACAAACTTGCTGTTGTTGATTTCAATGAACAAGAACAAGTTTTTTTATTTGCTGATGGTAAAAGTTTGGGTTCAGGATTTGAGTTGGGTGATATACCCGCTGAGGCAGCAGCTCCAGAATATCTGCAAGCAGTATTTGATAAAATACGTGAGACCTTTGCTTCTGTAGTTCCATTACATCCCATTGATCCCTGGGTTATGCAAATGTTTGTTCAAGATGAATATTGCCTTGAGTTTGTCCTTGACCACATTAAAAAACAAATACCTGAGAATCTCCTCAACAGCTCGTTGACCAAAGACTATTTAAAGCGACTTGGGGATTTATACAAAAAAATGACCCGCCCAGAGGGATTATTCCTTGATCCTAAAACAGGCTCTCCTTATCGTGGTCGTAGACGTCGTATTCGTGTACTTTTTTATCGCAAGCGCACTCAATGTAATCTATCTCGTGAATTGGTATTACAAGAACATCAAGAAGTAATAAGCCAAATTGAAAGCAAATTGCGTTCACCAGGAATTGAGTTAAAACGCCTCTCAGGTAAGGATTATTATCAATGGTGGGTCAGATGGTTTAATCCTAAATCTGCAGATCAAATATTAACTCAATACCCCTACCCTGAACTGATTCCTGCAGGATTTAATTTATCACAAAATGTTTTATTTACCCCACCTGAAAGCGACGACCAAGGATTTATTTTTGAAGGAGTAAAACAAAAAATTTTGTATGTCGATGGACTAAAAGAGACTCCAATCATTGGTCTGGTATCCCGTGAACGACGACAAGCTAATCCCAAGCATCGCTATGCTTTACTCGATACATTGCCTTCAGGAAGCATTTATACCATTCAAGTTGTATTCAGCCATGATGCAACACTTGATGCACACTTAACCCGACTGGAAAAAGGGATTGTTGGTACCAGTTTAAAGCCCCAGGAAGTAAGAGATGACATTAAAACTGCTCGCAATGAATTAAGTACTGGCAATCGCCTTTATTGGGTCAATCAAGCGGTGTTTTATCAGGCCAAAAATGAACAAGATGCATACAATATAGAAAAGCAGCTGCACATTATATTTAGCGAAGCAAAAATGCCGCTGATTCACTCAAGTTATGATATTCATCCGCTAAATTCCTATCTCAACATGCTGCCTTTTAATTTTGATCCGCATTATGCGCGCAAATACTTATGTTTTGACCGCTTAATGTATGCCTCTGAATTGGCTGCTTTACTACCAGTCTATGGCCGCAATCAAGGAGCAAGGCATCTTCCCTGCTTTTCATTTTTCAATCGGTTAGGAGAGCCTGTTTTCTTTGATTTACTGCATCATGACTTTATCAGCCAAAATTCCCATTGTGCTATTTTTGCCAACTCTGGTGGAGGCAAATCAGTGCTCATTGGATGGATGATTCAATCTCTATTAGCTATGAAAAACGCGCGTGTAGTACTGTTTGAAATGGGTAACTCCTTTGATCGCATGTTAATGCATTGCCAAAAACATGGTTTGCAAGCCAGACAATTACTATTATCAAACCAGAAAGATAAAGCAATACCGCTCAATCCATTTTGTGATGCTTACAAAGCCCTTCCTGAAATCAGCGAGCAATCTGAAAACATCGCTTTAGCGCTACAAAAACTTAAAGCAGAGCAATGCTTGCCCGCATCAGAGGAAGAATTAGACTGTCAAAATGAATCACGATCTTATTTGGCTGAGCTGGCACTGGCTTTGCGAACGATGATCACTGAAGCAAACGTTCGTGAAGAAGAAAACTTTACTTTAGCAGATGAAACTTTGCTCATTGAAATTTTGAGTGACGCTATATATGACTCAGCACAAAAAAATATTCCACAAATGCTCACTGAACATGTATTAAGCGCTTTTGAGCGACGTATTACTTCAGAAACAATCCCCCGTAAAAAGGAGCGATTGCATGATATGGCTGATCGGTTGAGAAGTTATGTCATTAATACAGCCAAGGCACGTTTTTTTAATGTTGCTACTGAACCATTAGATGACTTCGATATTTTTCATATTGATATCTCCGCCATTAAAGATGATCGAGGTAAATTGGCGTTGGTTATGGTCTCGCTGCTACCAAGAATTCTGGCTATGGCAGAACAGACTCAGAATGAAATTCGCCCCATGTTTCTCATCATTGACGAAGCCCATTTGCAATTTGAGATTGATGTCATTGTTTCTTATGCCACGCTGATTGCCAAAGTGGCTCGTAAATTAGGACTTTGGCTCATTCCTTTAACGCAAAATATTGCGGACATGAGTTCTGCTAAAGCAACCAAAATTCTTTCACTGATCGAAACCTGGATTGCACTGGGTTTGGATGAAAATGAGCTCACCAACATTAAAAAATTCAAAACGCTTACCCCACAACAAGAAGCGCTTATTCGCGATATCGACTCACAAAAAGGTTTGTACTCAGAAGCAGTCCTCCTTGGTTCTCGTTATCAGGGATTATTTCGTGTCATTCCACCACGCTATCTGTTGGCTTTATTAATGACTGAAAAAAATGAAAAAGCCGCGCGCAATGAATTGGAGAAAGAACATGATGTACTTGCTGCTGCTGAAATCATGGCTAAAAAATTGGAGCAACCCAAAGTGGCTTCTAATAATCGGGCTTATTTTTATGACTAA
- a CDS encoding DUF2895 family protein — MFEYWRKIDSLHHHNRLLLAFVGVLSIIVIALVITLMTIPKRYEFWLSPNMSANGGLMKASEIPNEYVQGFVTSLMPTLYSWSNQGKEEFNRNIKAFHYYFTPRHEQLMRGTLAAYKNAQLFDRTQIASLYRFMEPQDIQKIGPDTWEVKMVLRITQRLKDNSAMVIADKVVAYSLRVVKLNLSRLHNPFQLALDGYTHPEERLQDLLLDTEEHHEKN, encoded by the coding sequence ATGTTTGAATACTGGAGAAAAATCGACAGCCTTCATCACCATAACCGCTTATTGCTGGCTTTTGTCGGTGTTTTATCGATCATTGTCATTGCTTTAGTCATCACCTTGATGACCATACCCAAACGTTATGAATTTTGGCTTAGTCCCAATATGTCTGCTAATGGTGGTTTAATGAAAGCCAGTGAAATTCCTAATGAATACGTTCAAGGTTTTGTCACTTCACTGATGCCTACTCTTTACAGCTGGTCAAATCAAGGCAAGGAAGAATTTAATCGCAACATCAAGGCATTTCATTATTACTTCACACCGCGTCATGAACAATTAATGCGTGGCACCCTGGCCGCATATAAAAACGCCCAGCTCTTTGATCGTACACAAATTGCAAGTCTTTATCGTTTTATGGAACCGCAAGACATTCAAAAAATTGGTCCTGATACCTGGGAGGTCAAGATGGTACTACGCATTACTCAGAGATTGAAAGATAACAGTGCCATGGTCATTGCCGACAAGGTAGTTGCCTATAGTCTTCGCGTAGTCAAACTCAATCTTTCTCGATTGCACAATCCATTTCAATTAGCACTGGATGGCTACACCCATCCTGAAGAACGATTACAGGATTTACTGCTCGATACGGAGGAACACCATGAAAAGAATTAA
- a CDS encoding TIGR03752 family integrating conjugative element protein translates to MNKNNGIKILAGSVVVVVLLILINSRQTIPINDAISNPNNFGEAIASQFNDNIRDVSARLLETEKKLEQMHQENKSLQKQLKQPKTESSHGLRDELMSLKEQITSLTQNQSQAYPMEENTPKISGQIKDLDTLLDKIPPENKLSDTSESSAKEEGPNKTPFYTIPAGSDFSKVTLLSALIGEVPVEGKLMQPLFPFNAIVSRGDLMTANGMQLPDEITGMKISGYAIGVGSFLDNISCVRAYVTSALFVFDDGHFVSVGQEQMKSSAELVNNDSIGYLTNQYGNPCIKGQYITNAPRVLTSLMIAGGIQGAGTALSKWQMSYQAEGGEAIATPTGEITHFAAGGAISEGSQKVTEWLEKRIQGSFDMVFVPASIKANSGFIPNQLSLHFSQTIAIDKEHQGRVLDYGYHQQKNFDNALR, encoded by the coding sequence ATGAATAAAAATAATGGCATTAAAATTTTGGCTGGTTCCGTAGTGGTTGTGGTACTTCTTATTCTCATTAACAGCCGCCAAACTATTCCTATCAATGACGCTATATCTAATCCCAACAACTTTGGTGAGGCCATTGCCAGCCAATTCAACGATAACATTAGAGATGTTTCTGCTCGTTTATTAGAAACAGAAAAAAAATTGGAGCAAATGCATCAAGAAAATAAATCACTACAAAAACAATTAAAACAACCTAAGACAGAATCCAGCCATGGATTACGCGATGAATTAATGTCACTTAAAGAGCAAATTACTTCACTGACACAAAATCAATCCCAAGCCTACCCTATGGAAGAAAATACACCCAAGATATCTGGCCAAATCAAAGATCTGGATACATTGCTCGATAAAATCCCACCTGAAAACAAATTGTCAGATACCAGTGAGTCTTCTGCAAAAGAGGAAGGACCAAATAAAACCCCATTTTATACCATTCCAGCAGGCAGTGATTTTAGTAAAGTGACTCTATTATCCGCCCTAATTGGTGAAGTCCCAGTTGAAGGAAAATTGATGCAACCGTTATTTCCTTTCAATGCCATAGTCAGTCGTGGCGATTTAATGACTGCCAATGGAATGCAACTACCTGACGAAATTACTGGAATGAAAATCAGTGGTTATGCCATAGGTGTTGGTTCCTTTTTGGATAACATCAGTTGTGTACGAGCCTATGTTACTTCAGCCTTATTTGTCTTTGATGATGGTCACTTTGTCAGCGTAGGTCAGGAACAAATGAAAAGTTCAGCTGAACTCGTTAACAATGACAGCATAGGCTATCTCACCAATCAATACGGTAATCCGTGCATTAAAGGTCAATACATCACCAATGCCCCAAGAGTTCTAACTTCATTAATGATTGCTGGTGGAATCCAGGGCGCAGGGACCGCTTTATCCAAATGGCAAATGAGCTATCAAGCTGAAGGTGGTGAAGCCATTGCCACACCTACTGGAGAAATCACTCATTTTGCAGCTGGTGGAGCCATCAGTGAGGGCAGTCAAAAAGTAACCGAATGGCTTGAGAAAAGAATTCAAGGCAGTTTCGATATGGTTTTTGTTCCTGCCAGCATTAAAGCCAACTCAGGATTTATTCCAAACCAACTCAGTCTTCATTTCAGTCAAACCATTGCCATTGATAAAGAACACCAAGGGAGAGTATTAGATTATGGTTACCATCAACAAAAAAACTTTGATAATGCTTTGCGCTAG
- a CDS encoding TIGR03751 family conjugal transfer lipoprotein, producing MVTINKKTLIMLCASLALSACSTAKMTQNPIPDQGLTVSQLYQQSMQQTIQRPISHQVKLETSGEEFKQLPNPEVPIHVFAHVAQLGDEQIIKPAYTTRFFLYKQNQYALASELY from the coding sequence ATGGTTACCATCAACAAAAAAACTTTGATAATGCTTTGCGCTAGTCTGGCATTAAGTGCCTGTTCGACAGCAAAAATGACTCAGAACCCTATTCCTGATCAGGGTTTAACGGTTAGTCAGCTTTATCAACAAAGCATGCAACAAACTATCCAGAGGCCAATATCACATCAGGTAAAACTGGAAACATCTGGCGAAGAGTTTAAGCAACTTCCCAATCCAGAAGTGCCGATTCATGTATTTGCCCATGTAGCGCAACTTGGAGATGAGCAAATAATCAAACCTGCCTACACAACGCGCTTTTTTCTTTATAAACAAAACCAGTATGCCCTGGCATCAGAACTGTATTAG